The following are encoded in a window of Pseudoalteromonas tetraodonis genomic DNA:
- a CDS encoding SDR family NAD(P)-dependent oxidoreductase, which produces MKTVILFGASSAIAQSYVSHLNQQAAQFNIICVSSSNIEHNDDRVTYFHSDYSAQSLNELTQSLKSQQIELAQVIIFNGQLHNDQHMPEKKLEEINSDYFMQLLHSNTLVPLLCLQSIVPLLNHKTHCTITALSARVGSINDNKLGGWYTYRASKSALNMLFKTATIELARRAKNTKLVLFHPGTTDTQLSKPFQKNVPAGKLFTPDFVAQQLFKFTYENPQLELNGEPAYLDWQGNTIKW; this is translated from the coding sequence ATGAAAACAGTGATTTTATTTGGCGCCAGTAGCGCCATTGCACAATCCTACGTAAGTCATTTAAATCAGCAAGCAGCACAATTTAATATAATTTGTGTCAGCTCATCGAATATTGAGCATAATGATGACAGGGTAACCTATTTCCACAGCGACTACTCGGCGCAAAGCCTAAATGAGCTAACCCAGTCGTTAAAGTCACAACAAATTGAGCTTGCTCAGGTAATAATATTTAATGGTCAATTACACAACGACCAGCACATGCCAGAAAAAAAGCTCGAAGAAATTAACAGTGATTATTTTATGCAGCTTTTGCACTCTAATACACTTGTCCCCCTGCTGTGCTTACAAAGTATAGTGCCATTGCTTAATCACAAAACTCATTGCACAATTACTGCTTTAAGCGCTCGTGTAGGCAGTATTAACGACAATAAATTGGGTGGCTGGTATACCTATCGCGCATCCAAGTCTGCGCTGAACATGCTATTTAAAACAGCCACCATTGAACTTGCTCGTCGCGCTAAAAATACCAAACTTGTTTTATTTCACCCAGGTACTACAGATACACAGCTCTCTAAGCCATTTCAAAAAAATGTGCCCGCAGGTAAACTGTTTACCCCTGATTTTGTTGCTCAGCAATTATTTAAATTTACTTACGAAAACCCACAGCTAGAACTCAACGGCGAACCTGCCTACTTAGATTGGCAAGGAAACACCATAAAATGGTAA
- a CDS encoding thiol-disulfide oxidoreductase DCC family protein, with protein sequence MIIFYDGNCPLCNAEMQHLKRADVDHKITLEDLNADDFSERFPAIDKQNAMDLLHAQTDKGQMIYGLDVTYQAWRTVGKYRWLKIIRLPVIRFFADHAYTFFAKYRHHISRFLMPNAQCSNGQCNIKSKGEK encoded by the coding sequence ATGATCATTTTTTACGATGGCAATTGCCCACTGTGCAATGCAGAAATGCAACATTTAAAACGTGCCGATGTTGATCATAAAATTACACTAGAAGATTTAAATGCGGATGATTTTAGTGAACGTTTTCCTGCAATCGATAAACAAAATGCCATGGATTTATTGCACGCCCAAACTGATAAGGGGCAGATGATTTACGGCTTAGACGTCACTTATCAAGCTTGGCGCACCGTTGGCAAATACCGTTGGCTTAAAATAATTCGTTTGCCCGTAATTCGCTTTTTTGCCGATCATGCTTACACTTTTTTTGCAAAATACCGCCATCATATAAGCCGTTTTTTAATGCCCAATGCGCAGTGTAGTAATGGTCAATGCAATATCAAATCTAAAGGTGAAAAATGA
- a CDS encoding M24 family metallopeptidase, producing the protein MTTVGIGTHTPEQALASLSNMTHSVTPIQADEYLVRMAKAQAYMQANNIDAIYLNAGTNLTYFTGMKWYASERLVGAILPAMGEVQYIAPHFEIGSLDGFKVIDGPIHGWQEHENPFELFVKVLKQLNISDTATVGIDESAQFFIFDGINKASSGLKLVNAQPVTAHCRMHKSANELALMQCAMDMTLAVHQATASMLYEGISTVEVEEFIKKAHQKVGAPGNYFCIVLFGLATSFPHGVKDPQILKKGDMVLIDTGCKVHDYLSDITRTYVFGEATSRQRLFWDFEKAAQLAAFNQAAIGKTCESVDEAARSYLAAQGLGPEYQTPGCPHRTGHGIGLDIHEWPYLVGGDKTPLATGMCFSNEPMLVIPDEFGVRLEDHFYMTDDGPRWFTQPSHSIDDPFGLNS; encoded by the coding sequence ATGACCACAGTTGGTATTGGTACACACACACCCGAACAAGCACTTGCTAGTTTAAGCAATATGACCCACTCAGTAACGCCAATTCAGGCCGATGAGTATTTAGTGCGTATGGCCAAAGCGCAAGCTTATATGCAAGCTAATAATATTGATGCGATATATTTAAATGCAGGTACTAACTTAACGTATTTTACCGGTATGAAATGGTACGCCAGTGAACGACTAGTCGGCGCTATTTTACCCGCCATGGGTGAGGTGCAATACATTGCCCCCCATTTTGAAATTGGCTCTTTAGATGGCTTTAAAGTCATTGATGGCCCAATACACGGCTGGCAAGAACACGAGAACCCTTTTGAGCTATTCGTTAAAGTGCTTAAACAACTGAATATTAGTGACACCGCTACCGTGGGCATTGATGAAAGCGCACAGTTTTTTATTTTTGATGGCATCAATAAAGCCAGTTCAGGGTTAAAACTAGTTAACGCACAACCTGTAACCGCACATTGTAGAATGCATAAATCAGCCAATGAATTAGCATTAATGCAATGTGCCATGGATATGACTTTAGCGGTTCATCAGGCTACGGCGAGCATGCTTTATGAAGGAATTAGTACAGTAGAAGTCGAAGAATTTATAAAAAAAGCGCATCAAAAAGTAGGTGCTCCGGGAAATTACTTCTGTATTGTATTGTTTGGCCTTGCTACCTCATTCCCTCATGGTGTAAAAGATCCACAAATTTTGAAAAAAGGCGACATGGTCCTTATTGATACCGGATGCAAAGTACACGATTACCTGTCTGATATTACCCGCACTTATGTATTTGGTGAAGCAACCAGTCGCCAGCGCCTATTTTGGGATTTTGAAAAAGCAGCCCAGTTAGCAGCTTTCAATCAAGCCGCCATTGGCAAAACCTGTGAATCGGTTGACGAAGCAGCCCGCAGTTACTTAGCAGCTCAAGGCTTAGGCCCTGAATACCAAACACCAGGTTGCCCACACCGCACAGGCCATGGTATTGGCTTAGACATTCATGAATGGCCATACTTAGTGGGCGGCGATAAAACCCCGCTTGCCACAGGCATGTGTTTTAGTAACGAGCCAATGCTGGTTATTCCAGATGAGTTTGGTGTGAGATTAGAAGATCACTTCTATATGACAGATGACGGACCGCGTTGGTTTACCCAGCCAAGCCACAGCATTGACGACCCATTTGGTTTAAACAGCTAA
- the gloA2 gene encoding SMU1112c/YaeR family gloxylase I-like metalloprotein — MQLLGIHHVAIICSNYPRSKHFYSEILKLTIINEHYRAQRQSYKLDLALPDGSQLELFSFNDAPSRPSYPEAQGLRHLAFKVGCINTAKHYLESHNVIVENIREDEITGKKFTFFADPDGLPLELYAL, encoded by the coding sequence ATGCAACTACTAGGCATTCATCATGTAGCCATCATTTGTAGCAACTACCCACGCTCTAAACATTTTTATAGTGAAATATTAAAACTCACGATTATTAATGAGCATTATCGTGCACAGCGTCAGTCTTACAAACTCGATTTAGCTTTACCTGATGGTAGTCAGTTAGAATTATTTTCGTTTAATGATGCGCCAAGTAGACCAAGCTACCCCGAAGCACAAGGACTTAGACATTTAGCATTTAAAGTTGGGTGTATTAATACTGCTAAACATTATTTAGAGTCACACAATGTCATCGTCGAAAATATTAGAGAAGATGAAATAACCGGCAAAAAATTCACCTTTTTTGCCGATCCAGATGGCTTACCCCTTGAGTTATATGCACTTTAA
- a CDS encoding thiol-disulfide oxidoreductase DCC family protein: MTHTAALIKSQKIILFDAQCKLCSAWCNFIIAQDPQAMFKLCSVQSPKGQQILMHFGYSTTDFASMVYIENAQAFIQNHAFFEVIKRLGYPWKLSGIFSVLPNRFNNWLYDKIASNRYTLFGKYHYCRIPSKQDQAHYL; the protein is encoded by the coding sequence ATGACCCATACCGCCGCGCTAATAAAAAGCCAAAAAATTATACTGTTCGATGCCCAGTGCAAGCTTTGTAGTGCGTGGTGTAATTTTATTATTGCTCAAGACCCTCAGGCCATGTTTAAACTGTGCAGTGTACAATCGCCAAAAGGGCAGCAAATATTAATGCACTTTGGCTATTCGACAACTGATTTTGCCTCTATGGTTTACATTGAAAACGCTCAAGCATTTATACAAAACCATGCATTTTTTGAGGTGATTAAACGGCTAGGCTATCCGTGGAAACTTAGTGGTATATTTAGTGTGTTGCCAAATCGTTTTAACAATTGGCTTTATGATAAAATTGCATCAAATCGATATACCTTATTTGGTAAATATCACTATTGCAGGATCCCTTCAAAGCAAGACCAAGCCCACTATTTATAA
- a CDS encoding flavin reductase family protein — protein sequence MHFSKDRIAALEKHTRTHFINSLSGFKSANLIGTQDLQGNTNLAIVSSVIHLGAHPPLVGMIMRPHSVPRHTFENIIETGVYTINQVNSDIYQQAHQTSARYAKDESEFNATGLKTEYLNDFKAPFVAQSRLKYAVKFVENQHLAVNGTELVIGEIMDVYVDKSALQSDGFLDLQAIDTVAVTGLDSYHTANKLNRLPYAKK from the coding sequence ATGCATTTTTCGAAAGACCGCATAGCCGCACTTGAAAAACATACCCGTACACACTTTATCAATTCACTTTCAGGGTTTAAAAGTGCAAACTTAATTGGCACACAAGACTTACAAGGTAATACCAATCTAGCCATTGTCAGTTCAGTTATTCATTTAGGCGCTCACCCACCGCTAGTAGGCATGATAATGCGCCCGCACAGCGTACCAAGGCATACATTCGAAAATATTATAGAAACAGGCGTTTATACTATTAACCAAGTAAATAGTGATATTTACCAGCAGGCACACCAAACATCGGCACGTTACGCTAAAGATGAGTCTGAGTTTAATGCAACCGGTCTCAAAACAGAGTACTTAAACGACTTTAAAGCGCCTTTTGTTGCACAAAGCCGACTAAAATACGCAGTAAAATTTGTAGAGAATCAGCATTTAGCTGTTAATGGCACTGAGCTGGTTATTGGCGAAATAATGGATGTTTATGTAGATAAATCAGCACTCCAAAGTGATGGCTTTTTAGACTTACAAGCCATCGATACCGTTGCAGTAACCGGATTAGATAGCTACCACACGGCGAATAAGCTCAATCGTTTACCCTACGCGAAAAAATAG
- a CDS encoding response regulator transcription factor: MKLLIIEDDINLATTLVRRLTKHSFNCEVTHNQTEALLRARQQQPDCILLDMKLADENGLALIAPLRHLLPKAHIVLLTGFASIATAVEAMRLGANDYLTKPVDMASLLKALKVEPVSTVTEIPEEIMSPERLEWEHIQHVLHSNNGNVSMTARQLNMHRRTLQRKLQKKPVQQ, translated from the coding sequence ATGAAGCTGCTAATTATTGAAGATGACATTAACCTTGCTACCACTTTGGTAAGGCGCTTAACAAAACACAGCTTTAACTGTGAGGTTACACATAACCAAACAGAGGCCTTACTTAGGGCTCGCCAGCAGCAACCTGATTGTATTTTATTAGATATGAAGTTAGCAGATGAAAATGGGCTGGCGCTTATTGCACCGCTGCGACACTTGTTACCCAAGGCGCATATTGTATTGCTTACCGGCTTTGCAAGTATAGCTACAGCCGTAGAGGCGATGCGCTTGGGCGCTAATGACTATTTAACTAAGCCTGTCGATATGGCAAGCTTATTAAAAGCGCTAAAAGTAGAGCCGGTATCGACAGTAACCGAAATTCCTGAAGAGATTATGTCACCCGAGCGTTTAGAGTGGGAGCATATTCAACATGTATTACACAGTAACAACGGTAATGTATCAATGACTGCAAGGCAGCTTAATATGCATAGACGCACTTTGCAGCGCAAGCTACAAAAAAAACCTGTGCAGCAATAA
- a CDS encoding DsbA family oxidoreductase codes for MKNLKIDIVSDVMCPWCIIGYKNLEAALAELKDEMSADITWHPFELNPDMPLEGQDLNEHLQQKYSLTEEESARNRQNMADAGERAGFTFNFDGKRIMINSFDLHRLLMWAREEGKQTELKLAFFEAHFTDLKYLNQEDALLDVVEKVGLNKDTAREILHSDKYVQAVRQEQNNFKQMGITSVPTFIINDKYALTGGQPSESFIQALKQISEEEAKQEQ; via the coding sequence ATGAAAAACTTAAAAATAGATATCGTCTCAGATGTAATGTGCCCATGGTGTATTATTGGGTATAAAAACTTAGAAGCCGCATTGGCAGAATTAAAAGACGAAATGAGTGCGGATATTACATGGCACCCTTTTGAGCTTAATCCGGATATGCCACTTGAAGGGCAAGACTTAAACGAGCACTTGCAGCAAAAATACAGCTTAACCGAAGAAGAAAGCGCGCGAAATCGTCAAAACATGGCGGATGCGGGTGAACGAGCTGGCTTTACCTTTAATTTTGACGGTAAACGCATCATGATCAACAGCTTTGATTTACATCGCTTGCTAATGTGGGCTCGTGAAGAAGGTAAGCAAACTGAGTTAAAACTGGCGTTTTTTGAGGCACACTTCACCGATTTAAAATATTTAAATCAAGAAGATGCATTACTGGATGTAGTAGAAAAAGTAGGCCTTAACAAAGACACTGCCAGAGAAATTTTACACTCAGATAAATACGTACAAGCGGTACGCCAAGAGCAAAATAACTTTAAACAAATGGGAATAACCTCAGTACCTACTTTCATTATAAATGATAAGTACGCGCTTACCGGTGGGCAACCGAGTGAATCGTTTATTCAAGCACTTAAGCAAATAAGTGAAGAAGAAGCCAAGCAGGAGCAATAA
- a CDS encoding ketoacyl-ACP synthase III, giving the protein MPYAHITGWGKCIPPASISNDEISEIVDTTDEWITTRTGIKARRVSHVSTAELASVAAKHAIACAGVDAKDIDLVILATCTPSTVVANTASLVQKNIGATGAAAMDTNAACSGFLYALQAATAQIQAGMIKKAVVIAAERMTWYVNWARRDSAVLFGDGAGAVVLEAAETPAGLLGTKTGCDSEDRDILHITNFGSDLNKYEPIGPSDLLFEGREIFKRAVKGMSEACDDVLEQANLKLDDIDVLVPHQANLRIIQAIQNRLKVDDEKVMVNIGEYGNTSAATIAIALCEAVEQGLIKPHANIMSAAFGAGLTWAASYIKWGERVTPIAVSDAELPPCDKTGLELVAPAVKACKDAEPS; this is encoded by the coding sequence ATGCCTTACGCACATATCACTGGTTGGGGTAAATGCATTCCACCAGCAAGCATCAGCAACGACGAAATAAGTGAAATTGTAGATACAACCGATGAGTGGATCACCACACGCACAGGTATCAAGGCACGAAGAGTTAGCCATGTAAGTACTGCTGAACTTGCTAGTGTGGCTGCAAAACATGCCATTGCTTGTGCTGGCGTAGATGCAAAAGATATCGATTTAGTTATTTTAGCAACGTGCACCCCCTCAACAGTAGTCGCAAACACCGCCTCATTAGTACAAAAAAATATTGGTGCCACAGGCGCTGCAGCCATGGACACCAACGCGGCATGTTCTGGTTTCTTATATGCTTTACAAGCTGCGACAGCGCAAATTCAAGCTGGCATGATCAAAAAAGCTGTCGTTATCGCGGCTGAGCGCATGACGTGGTATGTAAACTGGGCACGACGCGACAGCGCAGTATTATTTGGTGATGGTGCCGGTGCCGTTGTGCTTGAAGCAGCAGAAACTCCTGCAGGCTTATTAGGGACTAAAACCGGTTGTGACAGCGAAGATCGTGATATTTTACACATTACTAATTTTGGCAGTGATTTAAATAAATATGAGCCAATTGGTCCATCAGACCTTTTATTTGAAGGCCGTGAAATATTTAAACGTGCCGTTAAAGGCATGAGTGAAGCCTGTGACGACGTGCTTGAACAAGCCAATCTTAAGTTAGACGATATCGATGTACTAGTTCCGCATCAAGCCAATCTACGCATTATTCAAGCTATTCAAAATCGCTTAAAAGTGGATGACGAAAAAGTAATGGTCAATATTGGTGAATATGGCAACACCTCTGCTGCCACCATTGCAATTGCATTGTGTGAAGCCGTTGAGCAAGGCTTAATTAAACCGCATGCAAACATTATGTCGGCGGCATTTGGGGCTGGCCTTACTTGGGCGGCAAGCTATATAAAATGGGGCGAGCGAGTAACGCCTATTGCTGTTAGTGATGCTGAGCTTCCACCGTGTGATAAAACGGGTTTAGAGCTTGTTGCACCGGCTGTAAAAGCGTGTAAAGACGCAGAGCCTAGCTAA
- a CDS encoding substrate-binding periplasmic protein, whose translation MKLIILCCSLILMAVSFFASSTEQTITLKLGKPSIQGIPKNYYILALLEKSFAEVNVKLNIAYSIEPMNTKRILQELKRNGDVDLAWLTMPSALAEQRYLIHTSYPIYNGLHSKRLFMVKQSRLKEFSEIKTLAQLKPFIALQKQSWSDFYVLKNNGLTVNGDLSYESMLKALDEGLGDYFPRSVTAIKAEIRKHPQYNFVIEPHIMLQYDNYYYFYANENNKAIIELLEQGLTKLADSGELNALYERYYHDVEDGLNLNNRQVFNLKINNVRPQNAA comes from the coding sequence ATGAAGCTTATTATTTTATGCTGCAGTTTGATTTTAATGGCAGTGTCATTTTTTGCCAGTAGCACTGAGCAAACAATTACCCTTAAGCTTGGCAAACCAAGCATCCAAGGCATACCAAAAAACTACTATATTTTAGCGTTATTAGAAAAGAGCTTTGCAGAGGTTAATGTAAAGCTCAATATTGCCTACAGCATTGAGCCAATGAATACTAAGAGGATTTTGCAAGAGCTCAAACGTAACGGTGATGTTGATTTAGCTTGGTTAACTATGCCAAGCGCCCTCGCAGAGCAAAGATATTTAATCCACACAAGTTATCCTATTTATAATGGGCTGCATTCAAAGCGCTTGTTCATGGTTAAACAAAGTCGGTTAAAAGAATTTTCTGAGATCAAAACCTTGGCACAGCTAAAACCATTTATTGCGTTGCAAAAACAAAGTTGGTCAGACTTTTATGTTTTAAAAAACAATGGTCTAACAGTTAATGGTGATTTGAGTTATGAAAGCATGTTAAAAGCGTTAGATGAAGGACTTGGCGATTATTTTCCGCGTTCAGTTACAGCAATAAAAGCCGAAATACGTAAACACCCTCAGTATAACTTTGTTATTGAGCCACATATTATGCTGCAATACGATAATTACTATTATTTTTACGCAAACGAAAATAACAAAGCAATCATTGAGTTATTAGAGCAAGGCTTAACAAAGTTAGCAGATAGCGGTGAGTTGAACGCGCTTTATGAGCGCTATTATCATGATGTTGAGGACGGGCTTAATTTAAACAACAGACAGGTGTTTAACTTAAAAATTAATAATGTTAGGCCGCAAAATGCAGCCTAA
- the ppiC gene encoding peptidylprolyl isomerase PpiC: MANTAHALHILVKHKEIAEDIIKQLGKGAKFQTLAKKYSSCPSGKKGGDLGEFRRGQMVPQFDKVAFSGAILEPHLVKTKFGWHVIKVLYRT; encoded by the coding sequence ATGGCAAATACGGCGCACGCACTGCATATTTTAGTAAAACATAAAGAGATTGCAGAAGACATCATCAAGCAATTAGGCAAAGGCGCAAAGTTTCAAACTTTAGCTAAAAAGTATTCGTCATGCCCATCGGGTAAAAAAGGCGGTGATTTAGGTGAGTTTAGACGAGGTCAAATGGTTCCACAGTTTGATAAGGTGGCCTTTAGTGGTGCAATTTTAGAACCGCATTTAGTAAAAACGAAATTTGGTTGGCATGTTATTAAGGTACTTTATCGCACATAA
- a CDS encoding sensor histidine kinase: MLIKTDPAISRLLMLRSGAIAVQLIAVLSVYFLLEHQIALMPLLAVITLEAVFQLASIFAYRNVSQAKPVGMLMQLTADVLFLTILLSLSGGATNAFVSLLLLPIMIAAITLSARGLAYIAVLAIAAYSMLLIKMPEHSMHQMNMSGHFIGMWVNFVISACVIALVIGAMNRALQQRERTIAKVREKQLRSEQLVTLDGAAAQITHQLATPIANLQLLFEELVEEHPNNEIIQQMQSPLLQCRTQLNDFRKLSMQLRDKNTQIPIKAEQLQNQIHDTLLLQYPNQQINWLNEAPKATLKSDAMLLPAILNLLQNAALANEKKGQMQLELSWQQPDAQSIALIIRDFGAGFLSSELAELGGQLMPSEQGMGIAVMLSNVTFERLNGSLTVYNHPDGGAVAKIQMPLLITESAL, encoded by the coding sequence GTGTTAATTAAAACCGATCCTGCTATTAGCCGGTTATTAATGCTGCGCAGTGGCGCCATTGCTGTGCAGCTTATTGCGGTGTTAAGCGTTTATTTTTTATTAGAGCATCAAATTGCGCTCATGCCGTTGCTAGCCGTTATTACGCTTGAGGCGGTTTTTCAGTTAGCAAGTATCTTTGCTTATAGAAATGTTAGCCAAGCAAAGCCTGTTGGCATGCTGATGCAACTGACCGCTGACGTACTTTTTTTAACTATTTTGTTGTCTTTAAGTGGCGGTGCAACTAACGCATTTGTGTCGTTATTATTGTTACCTATTATGATAGCGGCAATTACATTGAGCGCTCGTGGGCTTGCCTATATTGCTGTGCTGGCTATCGCTGCCTACAGCATGTTACTGATTAAAATGCCAGAGCATAGCATGCACCAAATGAACATGAGTGGCCACTTTATTGGCATGTGGGTTAATTTTGTTATCAGTGCCTGCGTGATTGCGTTGGTTATTGGTGCAATGAACCGTGCTTTACAACAACGTGAGCGCACTATTGCTAAAGTTAGAGAGAAACAGTTGCGTAGTGAACAACTGGTTACCCTCGATGGCGCAGCGGCGCAAATTACTCATCAATTAGCAACGCCTATTGCTAATTTACAATTATTGTTTGAAGAGCTTGTAGAAGAGCATCCCAACAATGAAATTATTCAGCAAATGCAATCACCCTTGCTGCAATGCCGCACTCAGCTTAATGATTTTAGAAAGCTCTCTATGCAGCTACGAGATAAAAACACGCAAATACCTATAAAAGCAGAGCAGCTGCAAAATCAAATTCATGATACGTTGCTATTACAATACCCTAATCAACAAATAAACTGGCTTAATGAGGCGCCTAAAGCCACATTAAAAAGTGATGCCATGCTGCTACCTGCTATTTTAAACTTATTACAAAATGCAGCGCTTGCTAACGAAAAAAAAGGCCAAATGCAATTAGAGTTGAGTTGGCAACAGCCAGATGCGCAAAGTATTGCGTTAATTATTCGGGATTTTGGCGCTGGTTTTTTATCCTCCGAGTTAGCGGAGTTAGGCGGGCAGCTCATGCCCAGCGAGCAAGGCATGGGAATAGCGGTTATGCTATCAAATGTTACGTTTGAGCGTTTAAATGGTTCGTTAACTGTTTATAATCACCCCGATGGTGGGGCGGTGGCCAAGATACAAATGCCACTATTAATAACCGAGTCGGCGCTATGA